A region of Subtercola boreus DNA encodes the following proteins:
- a CDS encoding HAD hydrolase-like protein — protein MTQTPASPQKPWSCILFDLDGTITDSAPGIIGRLSRTLVALGRPVPPPAELVHFVGPPILQGFELVAGMNEAEAIEALHIYRGLAASEGPQDDAVTFPGMVGLVKFLHKGGIPLAITTSKSEVQAHRILEHLGLEHAFVVITGASEDETRSAKADVIDEALLRLRAANVDLSNLVLVGDRIHDMEGAAEHGIPPIMVEWGYGSPAEAAGAIAVVHSVDQLRALLI, from the coding sequence ATGACTCAAACACCCGCGTCACCCCAGAAACCGTGGTCGTGCATCCTCTTCGACCTCGACGGAACAATCACCGATTCGGCTCCCGGCATCATCGGCAGGCTCTCCCGTACGCTCGTCGCGCTCGGCCGACCCGTCCCCCCGCCCGCCGAATTGGTGCACTTCGTCGGGCCGCCGATCCTCCAGGGCTTCGAACTCGTCGCCGGCATGAACGAGGCGGAGGCGATCGAGGCCCTGCACATCTACCGCGGCCTGGCCGCGAGCGAAGGGCCGCAGGACGACGCGGTCACCTTCCCGGGCATGGTCGGGCTGGTGAAGTTCCTGCACAAGGGCGGCATCCCGCTGGCCATCACCACCTCGAAGTCGGAGGTGCAGGCGCACCGCATCCTCGAACATCTCGGGCTCGAGCATGCGTTCGTGGTCATCACGGGCGCGAGCGAAGACGAGACCCGGAGCGCCAAAGCCGACGTGATCGATGAGGCGCTGCTGCGACTGCGCGCCGCGAACGTCGACCTGTCGAACCTCGTGCTGGTGGGTGACCGGATCCATGACATGGAGGGCGCCGCCGAGCACGGCATCCCGCCGATCATGGTCGAGTGGGGTTACGGATCCCCGGCCGAGGCGGCCGGCGCCATCGCGGTGGTGCACTCGGTCGACCAGCTCCGCGCGCTGCTGATCTAG
- a CDS encoding peroxiredoxin-like family protein yields MSNAPSTITAQVTEFNEGFEAQIGPDLSAVFAAEQAALIASGVPAGAVAVGDTVPDADLVTPEGGSTSLSAAIGGSPAVLVFYRGAWCPYCNLTLKTYQKDLLPALREQGVGLIAISPQTPDGSRAAVEGGELEFTVLSDASNVLVRQLGLLTEPSAEARTAHTALGFDVADSNADATGDIPFPTVLIVDADRTVRFADVHVDYTTRTEVPAILDALAGIRV; encoded by the coding sequence ATGTCGAACGCACCGAGCACCATCACAGCCCAGGTCACCGAGTTCAACGAGGGCTTCGAAGCCCAGATCGGGCCTGACCTCTCCGCCGTCTTCGCCGCCGAGCAGGCCGCCCTCATCGCGAGCGGAGTCCCCGCCGGCGCTGTCGCCGTGGGCGACACCGTACCCGACGCCGATCTCGTCACACCCGAGGGTGGCAGCACGTCGCTGTCGGCGGCGATCGGCGGGAGCCCTGCCGTGCTCGTGTTCTACCGCGGTGCCTGGTGCCCGTACTGCAACCTGACGCTGAAGACCTACCAGAAGGACCTGCTGCCGGCCCTCCGCGAGCAGGGCGTCGGCCTCATCGCGATCAGCCCGCAGACCCCGGACGGATCGCGCGCGGCGGTCGAGGGCGGCGAGCTCGAGTTCACGGTGCTCTCCGACGCCTCGAACGTGCTCGTGCGCCAGCTCGGCCTGCTCACCGAACCGAGTGCCGAAGCCCGCACCGCCCACACCGCCCTCGGCTTCGACGTGGCAGACAGCAACGCCGACGCGACCGGCGACATCCCGTTCCCGACGGTGCTCATCGTCGACGCCGACCGCACCGTGCGGTTCGCCGACGTGCACGTCGACTACACCACGCGCACTGAGGTTCCGGCGATCCTCGACGCTCTGGCGGGCATCCGCGTCTGA
- a CDS encoding LacI family DNA-binding transcriptional regulator produces MNSRITQKDIARLAGVSQTIVSFVLNERDENLARVPEATRARVLRIIRETGYVADPIARRLKQMGNRMIGVYTYEALFPLDREDFFYPFLAGIEEEAQRLDHDLLLLTSGRAGGRNLGLSAGATRLRLADCCILLGQYMPSEELQFLVGSGFPFVSIGRRDDAGGPLPYVAADYEHAVGELVDRARSLGHERFVYLGYGSGVESYVDRAKGFDAQAGRAGIHLPPVGDSHEWIRVIREAGATVVFVEQHEQVEQLTAALASEGLAVPSAFSLVSLSGSPDAPDGLTGFELPRREMGRIAVSMLSEPGKHEAQVLLGCTPVAGRTLVAAPR; encoded by the coding sequence ATGAATTCCCGCATCACCCAGAAGGACATCGCGCGGCTGGCCGGTGTGAGCCAGACGATCGTCTCCTTCGTGCTCAACGAGCGTGACGAGAACCTTGCCCGCGTGCCGGAGGCGACCCGCGCGCGGGTGCTGCGGATCATCCGGGAGACCGGCTACGTCGCCGACCCGATCGCCCGCCGTCTGAAGCAGATGGGCAACCGGATGATCGGGGTCTACACCTACGAAGCACTCTTCCCGCTCGACCGGGAGGACTTCTTCTACCCCTTCCTCGCGGGAATCGAGGAGGAGGCGCAGCGGCTCGACCACGACCTGCTGCTGCTCACCAGCGGTCGCGCCGGCGGCAGGAACCTCGGTCTGAGCGCGGGGGCGACCCGGCTGCGGCTCGCCGACTGCTGCATCCTGCTCGGGCAGTACATGCCCTCAGAGGAACTGCAGTTCCTGGTGGGCAGCGGGTTCCCGTTCGTGTCGATCGGGCGGCGCGACGACGCCGGCGGGCCGCTGCCGTACGTGGCGGCCGACTACGAACACGCGGTGGGCGAGCTCGTCGACCGGGCGCGCAGCCTCGGCCACGAGAGGTTCGTCTATCTCGGTTACGGCAGTGGCGTCGAGTCGTATGTCGACCGCGCGAAGGGGTTCGATGCGCAGGCGGGCCGGGCGGGCATCCATCTGCCGCCCGTCGGGGACTCGCACGAGTGGATCCGCGTCATCCGGGAGGCGGGGGCGACCGTGGTGTTCGTCGAGCAGCACGAGCAGGTCGAGCAGCTGACCGCTGCGCTCGCTTCCGAGGGGTTGGCCGTGCCTTCGGCCTTCTCGCTCGTGTCGCTGTCGGGGTCGCCCGACGCACCCGACGGGCTCACCGGATTCGAGTTGCCCCGGCGCGAGATGGGGCGGATCGCGGTATCGATGCTGTCCGAGCCGGGGAAGCACGAGGCGCAGGTGCTTCTCGGTTGCACGCCGGTCGCGGGGCGCACGCTGGTGGCGGCGCCCCGCTGA
- a CDS encoding alpha-mannosidase, protein MHFSTTQIQQRVERFRRERILPALHRATAPLSITAWNVPDEPVPFSGMLEHLGDFEPFAVGRLWGKPWGTVWFRVTGEMPAEWAAIEGTQTQLVVDLGYTGAQSGFEAEGTVYTVDGRIVKAVEPFNRTVPLGAAQTIDLLIEAASNPNVTGDWSFAPTPYGDKATAGAEPIYRLARLELGLLDETVWELEQDFRTLVGLAAQLPESSQRQAEIMVALDRAVDVLDPEDVAGTAGLARDILAVPLSKPAGASAHHLHAVGHAHIDSAWLWPTRETVRKVARTFSNVCDLIDEHPEFVFAASSAQQYAWLKEFYPELFERVRARVASGNFVPVGGMWVESDTNLPGGEALARQFVEGKAFFLEEFGVDTEEVWLPDSFGYSAALPQIAVAAGARWFLTQKISWNETNVMPHHTFHWEGIDGTQIFTHFPPVDLYNSDLSGEDLARAERQYAEKGRGTMSLVPFGYGDGGGGPTREMLAAASRAEDLEGSPTVELSSPRRFFEAAEAEYPQPPVWSGELYLEFHRGTYTSQARTKRGNRRSEHLLREAELWASTATVRVGTPYPVDALQQCWHTVLLQQFHDVLPGTSIAWVHQEAERNYARVARVLEQIIRSSIEALAGSGTAELTVNASPFAIDGVPALGGSMLPAPVGTVDARASADGWLLDNGVVRVGVDANGLIRSLFDLRIGRELVPAGTAANLLQLHRDTPNKWDAWDIDDHYRHNTVDLTEVDSVELVAAGSGPDSGPGPGSASLRIARSFGSSTIVQTLTLRPGAATLDIENVIDWHERQKLLKLAFPLDLHADRAASEIQFGHIFRSTHANTSWDAARFETSAHRWVHVGERDYGVVIANDSTYGHDIGRTRPPASSTPPASPGSPAQPGSRASATTVRLSLLRAPTFPDPAADQGLHTLNVSVGLGANILDAVEAGYRRNLPLRTFEGVGSRMIEPLLTVDNPAIVVEAVKLARDGSGDVVVRLYESTGSRSRATVTAGFATSGIHETDLLERPVPPVALVTPATAVGVTDVRLELRPFQLLTLRFTSPRP, encoded by the coding sequence ATGCACTTCAGCACCACCCAGATCCAGCAGCGTGTCGAACGGTTCCGCCGGGAGCGCATCCTGCCGGCGCTCCACCGCGCCACGGCACCTCTGAGCATCACCGCGTGGAACGTGCCCGACGAGCCGGTGCCGTTCAGCGGGATGCTCGAGCACCTCGGCGACTTCGAGCCGTTCGCGGTGGGCCGGCTCTGGGGCAAGCCCTGGGGAACGGTGTGGTTCCGGGTCACGGGGGAGATGCCGGCAGAATGGGCGGCCATCGAGGGCACACAGACCCAGCTCGTCGTCGACCTCGGTTACACGGGCGCGCAGTCCGGCTTCGAGGCGGAGGGAACGGTCTACACCGTCGACGGCCGCATCGTGAAGGCGGTCGAGCCGTTCAACAGGACGGTGCCGCTCGGCGCGGCGCAGACGATCGACCTGCTCATCGAAGCCGCCTCGAACCCGAACGTCACCGGCGACTGGTCGTTCGCCCCGACGCCCTACGGCGACAAGGCCACCGCGGGTGCCGAGCCCATCTACCGCCTGGCCCGCCTCGAACTGGGCCTGCTCGACGAGACCGTCTGGGAGCTCGAACAGGACTTCCGCACCCTCGTCGGTCTCGCCGCCCAACTGCCGGAGTCGTCGCAGCGCCAGGCCGAGATCATGGTGGCGCTCGACCGGGCCGTCGATGTGCTCGACCCCGAGGATGTCGCGGGCACGGCCGGCCTCGCCCGCGACATCCTCGCCGTGCCGCTCTCCAAGCCGGCCGGGGCGAGCGCCCACCACCTTCACGCGGTCGGCCACGCACACATCGACTCCGCCTGGCTCTGGCCGACGCGCGAGACCGTGCGGAAGGTGGCGCGAACCTTCTCGAATGTGTGCGACCTCATCGACGAGCATCCGGAATTCGTGTTCGCCGCCTCCTCGGCCCAGCAGTACGCCTGGCTGAAGGAGTTCTACCCCGAGCTCTTCGAGCGGGTGCGCGCGCGTGTCGCATCGGGCAACTTCGTGCCGGTCGGCGGCATGTGGGTCGAGTCCGACACCAACCTGCCGGGCGGCGAGGCGCTGGCCCGGCAGTTCGTCGAGGGCAAGGCGTTCTTCCTCGAGGAGTTCGGGGTCGACACCGAGGAGGTCTGGCTGCCCGACTCGTTCGGATACTCGGCCGCGCTCCCGCAGATCGCCGTCGCGGCCGGGGCCCGCTGGTTCCTGACGCAGAAGATCTCGTGGAACGAGACCAACGTGATGCCGCACCACACGTTCCACTGGGAAGGGATCGACGGCACCCAGATCTTCACGCACTTCCCCCCGGTCGACCTCTACAACTCGGATCTGTCGGGCGAAGACCTGGCGCGCGCCGAGCGCCAGTACGCCGAGAAGGGCCGAGGCACCATGTCGCTGGTGCCGTTCGGCTACGGCGACGGCGGCGGGGGACCCACCCGCGAGATGCTTGCCGCGGCGTCGCGGGCCGAAGATCTCGAGGGCTCCCCGACGGTCGAACTGTCGAGCCCACGACGGTTCTTCGAGGCCGCAGAGGCCGAATACCCGCAGCCGCCCGTGTGGTCGGGCGAGCTGTACCTCGAGTTCCACCGGGGCACCTACACCTCCCAGGCCCGCACCAAGCGCGGCAACCGGCGGAGCGAACACCTTCTCCGCGAGGCCGAGCTCTGGGCCAGCACGGCGACGGTACGCGTCGGTACGCCGTACCCGGTGGATGCCCTGCAGCAGTGCTGGCACACCGTGCTGCTGCAGCAGTTCCACGACGTGCTTCCGGGCACCTCGATCGCGTGGGTGCACCAGGAGGCCGAGCGGAACTACGCCCGCGTCGCCCGGGTGCTCGAGCAGATCATCCGCTCGTCGATCGAAGCCCTCGCCGGCTCCGGAACCGCGGAGTTGACCGTCAACGCCTCGCCGTTCGCCATCGACGGGGTGCCCGCTCTCGGCGGCTCGATGCTGCCCGCGCCGGTCGGTACGGTGGATGCCCGGGCCTCCGCCGACGGCTGGCTGCTCGACAACGGGGTTGTGCGGGTCGGTGTCGACGCGAACGGCCTCATCCGGTCGCTGTTCGACCTGCGGATCGGGCGTGAACTCGTTCCCGCCGGCACCGCCGCCAACCTGCTGCAACTGCACCGCGACACACCCAACAAGTGGGACGCGTGGGACATCGACGACCACTACCGGCACAACACGGTGGACCTCACCGAGGTCGATTCGGTCGAGCTCGTGGCTGCAGGTTCCGGCCCGGACTCCGGCCCCGGCCCCGGCTCGGCCTCGCTCCGCATCGCGCGCTCGTTCGGCTCGTCGACCATCGTGCAGACCCTGACCCTCCGGCCGGGAGCAGCGACCCTCGACATCGAGAACGTCATCGACTGGCACGAGCGGCAGAAACTGCTGAAGCTCGCCTTCCCCCTCGACCTGCACGCCGACCGGGCTGCCTCGGAGATCCAGTTCGGCCACATCTTCCGCTCCACCCACGCCAACACGTCGTGGGATGCGGCCCGCTTCGAGACCTCGGCGCACCGCTGGGTGCACGTCGGCGAGCGCGACTACGGCGTCGTCATCGCGAACGACTCGACGTACGGGCACGACATCGGCCGCACGCGCCCGCCCGCGTCATCCACCCCGCCCGCGTCGCCCGGGTCACCCGCGCAGCCGGGCTCCCGCGCGTCGGCCACCACGGTGCGCCTCTCACTCCTCCGCGCGCCCACCTTCCCCGACCCGGCAGCCGACCAGGGCCTCCACACCCTCAACGTCTCGGTCGGACTCGGCGCGAACATCCTCGACGCCGTCGAAGCCGGCTACCGCAGGAACCTCCCGCTCCGCACGTTCGAGGGGGTGGGTTCCCGGATGATCGAGCCACTCCTCACCGTGGACAACCCCGCGATCGTGGTCGAGGCCGTGAAGCTCGCCCGCGACGGCAGCGGTGACGTCGTCGTGCGGCTCTACGAGTCGACCGGATCCCGTTCCCGCGCCACCGTCACGGCCGGATTCGCCACCTCGGGCATCCACGAGACCGACCTGCTCGAACGTCCCGTGCCGCCCGTCGCCCTCGTGACGCCCGCCACTGCGGTCGGCGTCACCGACGTGCGCCTCGAGCTCCGTCCGTTCCAGCTGCTCACCCTCCGCTTCACTAGCCCCCGCCCCTGA
- a CDS encoding acetylxylan esterase: MFTDLPEAALRTFRSAVVDPVDFDEFWEATLGSARSLAASRPPVFTPFATALTSVTVTDVAFAGFGGDEVRGWLIAPAGVDVAATVGADGGAQLPAVIEYLGYGGGRGNPLSHLLYASAGFVHFVMDSRGQGSGRGQGAGSTADPHGSGPAFSGVMTRGIADRDSYYYRRLITDAVLAVDVVAALPFVDGSRLGVVGGSQGGALALAVAGLRDDLAAAVVFVPFLSDIMRATTITNENPYAEIAHYLSTQRSRVEEVASTLAYFDGVNFARRASAPGWYSAALMDPVCPPSTVFASYNEYAGPKQMTVWPYNGHEGGAMEDRAASLRVFAEVLRG, from the coding sequence ATGTTCACCGATCTGCCCGAGGCGGCGCTGCGTACGTTCCGCAGCGCCGTCGTCGACCCTGTCGACTTCGACGAGTTCTGGGAGGCGACCCTGGGGTCGGCACGGTCGCTCGCCGCCTCGCGGCCGCCCGTGTTCACGCCCTTCGCGACGGCGCTCACGAGTGTGACGGTGACGGATGTCGCGTTCGCGGGTTTCGGGGGCGACGAGGTTCGGGGGTGGCTCATCGCGCCGGCGGGCGTGGATGTCGCGGCCACGGTCGGAGCGGATGGCGGCGCGCAGCTTCCCGCGGTGATCGAGTACCTCGGCTACGGCGGCGGGCGGGGCAACCCGTTGTCGCACCTGCTGTACGCCTCAGCGGGGTTCGTGCACTTCGTGATGGACTCGCGCGGGCAGGGCTCCGGCCGTGGGCAGGGTGCGGGATCGACCGCAGACCCGCACGGCTCCGGGCCGGCGTTCTCCGGAGTGATGACACGGGGCATCGCCGACCGCGACAGCTATTACTATCGGCGCCTGATCACCGACGCGGTGCTGGCGGTCGACGTGGTTGCGGCACTGCCGTTCGTCGACGGGTCGCGGCTCGGCGTGGTGGGCGGCAGCCAGGGCGGGGCTCTCGCGCTCGCCGTGGCGGGGCTCCGCGACGACCTGGCGGCGGCCGTGGTCTTCGTGCCGTTCCTGTCGGACATCATGCGCGCGACCACGATCACGAACGAGAACCCGTACGCCGAGATCGCGCACTACCTCTCGACGCAACGTTCACGTGTTGAGGAGGTCGCGTCGACGCTCGCGTACTTCGACGGGGTCAACTTCGCGCGGCGGGCCTCCGCTCCCGGCTGGTACAGCGCTGCGCTGATGGATCCGGTCTGCCCGCCGTCGACCGTGTTCGCGTCGTACAACGAGTACGCGGGGCCGAAACAGATGACGGTGTGGCCGTACAACGGGCACGAGGGCGGGGCGATGGAGGACCGCGCGGCGTCGCTCCGCGTGTTCGCGGAGGTGCTGCGGGGCTGA
- a CDS encoding carbohydrate ABC transporter permease, producing the protein MKTETLARPTGSAPAAAFRAPVPSGIRKPRPVRSRLRSVILIAALVVLVIPFAVPTIWMITSSFKPLNEIFASPPTLFAANPTTSAYAEAFTFQPFARQYLNSLYIAAIVTVVTMAVSSLAGYAFARIRFPGKNVLFLIVLTGLLVPSEVTIIPLFQIFKTLGLINTHLPLILVPAFGAPAVLGTFIMRQFFISLPVELEEAARLDGLGRIAIWWRICMPLAKPALSAVAILTFLGSWNMYLEPTVYLTSPELFTLPQALTRFTDAYGGEMWDVQLAAATMTVVPVLIVFLIAQRQFVEGLAHSGLKG; encoded by the coding sequence ATGAAGACTGAGACTCTCGCGCGGCCCACGGGTTCCGCGCCGGCTGCGGCGTTCCGGGCGCCGGTGCCGTCGGGCATCCGGAAGCCCCGGCCCGTGCGCTCGCGGCTGCGGTCGGTCATCCTGATCGCCGCGCTGGTCGTGCTCGTCATCCCGTTCGCCGTTCCGACGATCTGGATGATCACCTCGTCGTTCAAGCCGCTGAACGAGATCTTCGCCTCCCCGCCGACGCTGTTCGCGGCCAACCCGACGACGTCGGCGTACGCCGAGGCGTTCACGTTCCAGCCGTTCGCGAGGCAGTACCTCAACAGCCTCTACATCGCGGCGATCGTCACGGTCGTCACCATGGCGGTGTCGAGCCTGGCGGGGTACGCGTTCGCGCGCATCCGGTTCCCCGGCAAGAACGTGCTCTTCCTCATCGTGCTGACCGGGCTGCTGGTGCCGAGTGAGGTGACGATCATCCCGCTCTTCCAGATCTTCAAGACGCTGGGGTTGATCAACACGCATCTGCCGCTGATCCTGGTGCCTGCGTTCGGGGCGCCGGCGGTGCTCGGCACGTTCATCATGCGGCAGTTCTTCATCTCGCTGCCGGTGGAGCTGGAGGAGGCCGCGCGGCTCGACGGGCTCGGGCGGATCGCCATCTGGTGGCGGATCTGCATGCCGCTGGCGAAACCCGCGCTCTCGGCGGTGGCCATCCTGACCTTCCTCGGGTCGTGGAACATGTACCTCGAACCGACGGTCTACCTCACGAGCCCAGAGCTGTTCACGCTGCCCCAGGCGCTCACCCGGTTCACGGATGCCTACGGCGGCGAGATGTGGGACGTGCAGCTGGCCGCCGCGACGATGACGGTGGTGCCGGTGCTGATCGTGTTCCTGATCGCGCAGCGGCAGTTCGTGGAGGGTCTCGCCCACTCCGGCCTCAAAGGCTGA
- a CDS encoding carbohydrate ABC transporter permease translates to MTTAVRQGKRSFWTMKRRDVLAGYLFIAPQFVGIIAFVLIPVGLGIWFSLNKWNIFTGKLTFIGGDNYAAAINDPQLSSVLTATGIFSAGVVVLNLAVGLGLAVLLNRRIRGGALFRTLFFSPVVISVVAWTLVWGFLLQDNGAINNLLALAGVDGPNWLQNGGTAMVSVIVTQVIRSVGVNMILFLSALQGVPSDLYEAAHIDGASPRAIFFRITLPLISPTLLLTSVITIVGSLQAFAQVAVLTKGGPELSTTVLVYYVFQQAFQFNNIGYGSTLALMLLSFVLVLTIVQWQLRRKWVFYED, encoded by the coding sequence GTGACCACGGCCGTACGCCAGGGGAAGCGGAGCTTCTGGACGATGAAGCGCCGCGATGTTCTGGCCGGCTACCTGTTCATAGCTCCCCAGTTCGTCGGGATCATCGCGTTCGTGCTGATCCCGGTCGGGCTCGGCATCTGGTTCAGCCTGAACAAGTGGAACATCTTCACCGGCAAGCTCACGTTCATCGGTGGTGACAACTACGCGGCCGCGATCAACGACCCGCAGCTGTCCAGTGTGCTGACCGCGACCGGGATCTTCTCGGCCGGCGTGGTCGTGCTGAACCTCGCTGTCGGGCTCGGGCTCGCGGTTCTGCTCAACCGGCGCATCAGGGGCGGGGCGCTGTTCCGCACGCTGTTCTTCTCCCCTGTCGTGATCTCGGTGGTGGCGTGGACGCTGGTCTGGGGCTTCCTGCTGCAGGACAACGGCGCGATCAACAACCTGCTCGCGCTCGCCGGGGTCGACGGCCCGAACTGGCTGCAGAACGGTGGCACGGCGATGGTCAGCGTGATCGTCACCCAGGTCATCCGGAGCGTCGGGGTCAACATGATCCTGTTCCTCTCGGCACTCCAGGGGGTGCCGAGCGATCTGTACGAGGCGGCGCACATCGATGGAGCCAGCCCGCGGGCCATCTTCTTCCGCATCACGCTGCCGCTCATCTCGCCGACCCTGCTGCTGACGTCGGTGATCACGATCGTGGGTTCGCTGCAGGCCTTTGCGCAGGTGGCCGTGCTCACGAAGGGCGGCCCGGAACTCTCGACGACCGTGCTGGTCTACTACGTGTTCCAGCAGGCGTTCCAGTTCAACAACATCGGCTACGGCTCGACGCTCGCACTCATGCTGCTGAGTTTCGTGCTGGTGCTGACGATCGTGCAGTGGCAGCTCCGACGCAAGTGGGTGTTCTATGAAGACTGA
- a CDS encoding ABC transporter substrate-binding protein — MKSARKLAALATIAAGVLLVSACSGGSPNAAPTSAAPGSVDLRMSVWTSDAKQLALFTSIADQYKTTHPEIKSITFESLPFADYNTTLTTQVAGGNAPDLAWVGDIAKDLIVSDAMVPLTEPFKATEGYDYGDILPSVAKSFSQDDELYAYPFSNSPFALYVNKTLLAQAGQTVDPANLTWDTVSKMGAAVNAQTGKAGFVIRDFNYSSWLTLPTVWTGWGAEAWNAAGDTCEMDSPQMVDAFQFLHDSIYVNKSMPGPGTTADFFAGDSAFTTAQVSRASLLDGSFDYDIYPLPKGPVGDYSVLGQAGMGVLQTSKHPQEATDFLAFLTNPTNSAQLAQFFPPPRQSLLTGEKLAAVNTKLTADQLQRVVVDELPEAVSPPVHTGPAQIAQTGKTVLDRMWTPDANVKEVLTDMCTALKPLLTAE; from the coding sequence ATGAAATCAGCAAGGAAGCTGGCGGCGCTCGCCACCATTGCGGCGGGGGTTCTGCTCGTCTCCGCGTGCTCGGGAGGGTCGCCGAACGCGGCCCCGACCTCGGCCGCGCCCGGGAGTGTCGACCTGCGGATGTCGGTGTGGACCTCTGACGCCAAGCAACTGGCGCTCTTCACCTCGATCGCCGACCAGTACAAGACGACACATCCGGAGATCAAATCGATCACCTTCGAATCCCTGCCGTTCGCGGACTACAACACCACGCTCACCACCCAGGTCGCCGGCGGCAACGCACCCGACCTCGCGTGGGTCGGCGACATCGCGAAAGACCTGATCGTGTCGGATGCGATGGTTCCGCTGACGGAACCGTTCAAGGCAACCGAAGGCTACGACTACGGCGACATCCTGCCGAGCGTCGCGAAGTCGTTCTCGCAGGACGACGAGCTGTACGCCTACCCGTTCTCGAACTCGCCGTTCGCGCTGTACGTCAACAAGACGCTGCTCGCCCAGGCCGGCCAGACGGTGGATCCGGCGAACCTGACCTGGGACACGGTGTCGAAGATGGGCGCCGCAGTGAACGCCCAGACGGGCAAGGCCGGCTTTGTCATCCGCGACTTCAACTACTCATCGTGGCTGACCCTGCCCACGGTCTGGACCGGTTGGGGCGCCGAGGCGTGGAATGCGGCCGGCGACACCTGCGAGATGGACAGCCCGCAGATGGTCGACGCGTTCCAGTTCCTGCACGACTCGATCTACGTGAACAAGTCGATGCCGGGGCCGGGCACGACCGCCGACTTCTTCGCCGGGGACTCGGCCTTCACGACCGCACAGGTCAGCCGGGCATCCCTGCTCGACGGCTCGTTCGACTACGACATCTACCCGCTGCCGAAGGGCCCGGTGGGTGACTACTCGGTGCTCGGCCAGGCCGGCATGGGTGTGCTCCAGACGAGCAAGCACCCGCAGGAGGCGACCGACTTCCTCGCGTTCCTGACCAACCCGACGAACTCGGCCCAGCTGGCCCAGTTCTTCCCGCCGCCCCGCCAGTCGCTGCTCACCGGTGAGAAGCTCGCCGCCGTGAACACGAAGCTCACTGCCGACCAGCTGCAGCGTGTCGTGGTCGATGAGCTGCCCGAGGCGGTGTCACCCCCCGTGCACACCGGGCCGGCGCAGATCGCCCAGACCGGCAAGACGGTTCTCGACCGGATGTGGACACCCGACGCGAATGTGAAAGAGGTGCTCACCGACATGTGCACGGCCCTGAAGCCCCTGCTGACGGCGGAGTGA